ATAATTCTTCATCATCAAAAAAATCTAATGGCGTAGCAGGCATGCAATACTGACACCTGAAATTGCATTGTTTGGTTACAGAAACCCTAATATAGTCAATAACCCTATTAAAACTATCTACTAACACTCCCTTTATCCCTTATGCCCTTTATTTAAGCTTTTATTGTAACATAGTAAAACAATGACTTAACAAACATAAACATGGATAGATTTTTTGAAAAACCCTATCATTGATAACATCCCTTGCGTTTTATTAGCTGGGGGCAAAAGCTCTCGTTTCATCATCAATAATATTCCAATCAATAAGGCTCTCATGCCTTTAAAATCGTATTCTAGCCTTTTAGAATACCAATACACACGCCTTTTAAAACTTTTCAAACAAGTCATTATCAGCGCTAAGAAATCTTACGAGTTAAACGCTCCCTATCTTTTAGAAAGAGAAAGCGGCCTTTTTTCACCCCTTTTTGGCATTCATAACGCTTTTTTAACGCTGCAAACCCCTTATATTTTTTTTATCGCCATAGATGCGCCTTTAGTGTCCTTTGAAAGCATTAAAACTCTTTGTGGGATTCAAAACTTTAGCGTAGTCTATGCTAAAAGCCCTACAAAAGAGCATTATTTGATTTCTTTGTGGCACAAAAGCGTCCTTAACGCTCTTAATTACGCTCTTAAAACGCAAAATTATCGCTTGAGCGATCTTATGAAAAATGCCTCTTCAATCGCTATCCATTTTGATAAAGAAGAAGAGTTTTTAAACCTCAACACCCTAAAAGACTATGAATTAGCCGTTCAAATTTTAAAAGAGAGGGCAAATGGCTGAAGAAGAAAAGACCGAACTCCCTAGCGCGAAAAAAATCCAAAAAGCCAGAGAAGAAGGCAATGTGCCTAAGAGCATGGAAGTGGTGGGGGTTTTGGGGTTATTGGCTGGGCTAGTGAGTATTTTTATTTTTTTTATATGGTGGGTGGATGGCTTTAGCGAAATGTATCGCCATGTGTTGAAAGATTTTTCCCTAGATTTTAGCAAAGAAAGCGTTCAAGAGCTGTTTAACCAGCTGGCTAAAAACACTTTTTTATTGCTTTTACCCATTTTAATCATTTTAATGGTGGTGGCGTTTTTATCCAATGTCTTGCAATTTGGCTGGCTCTTTGCCCCTAAAGTCATTGAGCCTAAATTTTCTAAAATCAACCCTATCAATGGCGTCAAAAACCTTTTTTCTTTAAAAAAGCTCCTTGATGGGAGTTTGATCACTTTAAAAGTTTTTTTAGCTTTTTTTCTGGGGTTTTTTATTTTTTCCTTATTTTTAGGGGAATTAAACCATGCGGCTCTTTTGAATTTGCAAGGCCAGTTGTTGTGGTTTAAAAGCAAGGCGTTATTACTCATTTCTTCGCTTTTGTTTTTATTTTTTGTCTTGGCTTTTGTGGATTTAGTCATCAAACGCCGCCAATACACTAACTCTTTAAAAATGACTAAACAAGAAGTTAAGGACGAATACAAACAGCAAGAAGGAAACCCAGAAATCAAAGCCAAAATCCGCCAAATGATGGTAAAAAACGCCACGAATAAAATGATGCAAGAAATCCCCAAAGCCAATGTCGTGGTTACTAACCCTACCCATTATGCCATCGCTCTCAAATTTGATGAAGAACACCCTGTGCCGGTGGTGGTGGCTAAAGGCACGGACTATTTAGCCATTAGGATTAAGGGCATCGCTAGAGAGCATGACATAGAAATTATAGAAAACAAAACGCTCGCTAGAGAGCTTTATAGGGATGTGAAATTAAACGCCGCCATACCAGAAGAATTGTTTGAAGCGGTGGCGATTGTCTTTGCTCAAGTGGCTAAATTAGAGCAAGAACGCCAAAAACAAAAGATCATCAAACCTCTTTAAGATTTTTTAAACCCGCTTTTAAGCCCCAAAAAGACACTCAATCAAAGACACTCAAAAAACTTTAGCTATCCCTACTTGAGCTTTAAATTTGATGCTCCAAACGCCTTAAAGTGTTATGCACATATTCTAAAAGCCACCCTAACAAGCCTAAAAAGTAAAAACCCAACCGCATGCCATAATATTCTTTAGTTTGAATGAACATGCTAGAACACAGCACCACCACGCTAAGCCCCACGATCAAAATAAGCGTGTTAGCGTATTCATACAACCCAAAAAGGCGTTTGTGATAGATTAAAACCAGTATCAATAAAATAAGAGCGAGTGTAAAAAGGGAAAAATCCACGCAATCAGACACGCTTAAAAATCTAAAACTCTGTAAAGAAGAAGCAAAAACCCACACGACGCAAATATTCATAGAAGGCAAGAAGGATTGCTTCATGCTAGCCCCTAAAAAACGCCACAATAAAGTCGCTAACAGCGCAAAATAGAAAATATAAAGCACCATTAAAGAATCTTTAACAGGAAAATTCCAAGCGTAAAAAGAAAGGCATAATATCCCTACGCACGCGCATTTTTGGCGCGTGAGGGTGAAAGGCTTTACAATAAGCACAAGCAGATAAATTAAAGAAACGCCTATTAACCCCAAGTAATCTAATTTGACAATGAAATCATAAACATGGTTTTCAAACAAAAAAAACAATTGCGAAAAATCATCGCTGAAATGCGAAAACAACAAAGTTTCCACATTGAACAAAAACAACAAAAAAAACAATGAAGAAAAAACGACTTTATGCGTGTGTATTTTTTGATAAAAATTCATCTACAACCTAATCATTGCCTAATCATTCTTGCTGAAGAAACTATCAATGCCATCAGCAATGCCCTTAGCCAAGATTTTTTGATACGGTTTGCTTTGGATGCGTTTAGATTCTATCGCATGGGAATTATAACCAATTTCTATTAAAATTGAAGGCATTAAAGCCCCGGCTAACACCCAAAAAGGCCCCTCTCTCACGCCCCCATCCACCACATCAGGGTAATTTTTGCGGATACTTTGGAGCATGCCGTATTGCACATCAATCGCCAGTTTGTTAGAAACAATCAATCGCTGCGTGTTTAATGAATTTAAAAGCAAGCTTTTAGAAAAATAATCCATCAAATTCACATCGTCTTTATTTTCTTGCTCAGCCACTTTCCTAGCCCTTTCGCTCCTTGCGGTGGATAAAAAATAAGTTTCTATGCCATGAGCGTTAGAGGTGGAGCGTTTAGGGATGGAATTGGCATGCACTGAGATGAATAAATCCGCGCTTTTTTTATTGGCTAATTCCGTGCGGGCCACTAAATCAATATAAATGTCCTTATCCCTTGTCAATAAAACGCTATAGCCTCTTTTTTTAAGCTCTTTATGCAAAAACTTCACCACTTCTAAAACAATGTCTTTTTCACACACTGAATTCGCGCTCATCGCCCCGCAATCTTTCCCCCCATGCCCAGCGTCTAAAACGATCTTTTTGTGTTTTTTGCGCTTGGTTTTGATGAAAGTATCATTTTTTTCTGCTATAAAAACTTGGTTCTTACTCTCATTTTCTGCTTCTTTTTTAGGAATCTCTTTTTTAGCGTTTCTTTCGTTCAATGGAGAATGCGCGTGTTTTGAGCGCGCATGCTTAGTTGGCGTTTTCTCTTTAATCTCTTTAGCCTCTTTTTTAATAGATTTAGGGGCGGGTTTAGGTGTGGGGTGTTTTAGCGTCCGGTGTTTGGGTGGTTTTGGTGCCATTTGATGCCTTGTTAAGGGCTTTTTCTCCACGATAGAAACATAGAGCTTGTCTTTAAGGATTTTAACTTCATAAGTCATCTTAGGGGCATGGCTAATGACCACTCGCGCTAATTTAGGGCTAAATTGCGCGATCGTGATGGACGATTGTTTAGAAAATTGGTAATGCTTTTTAGGAATGGTTAAAATGGCTTCTAATTCCAAATAACTCTTGAAATTTTTGAGCGAAACTTCTTTGAATTTTTTAATTTCTTGATTGAACGAGATTTTAACACTGCTAGAGCCAAAAGGCACAATGTTGGTAATTTTAAGGGTTGTAGCATAAGCAAAATGCAACCAAAAAAGACATGCAACAACCCCTAACCTCACAAGCACTACAAATTAACCCTCTGTAAGCTCTTTAATCAATTCATGCACGCTGATAATCTTATCCACTCTATAGCCGTTAGCCCCGGTAAAATAAAGCCCCTCTTCTCTGTTCCCTAAATAACTGCGCCCCAATCCATCAGCGATGCAATAGCCCACCTTTTTAGCCTCTTCACCCCTGTTACAAGGTGCTACACAATTGCTCACGCATGCGATTTTGGGTGCATTACCCTCTTCAATGCGTTTGATCACCCCAGTATTAATAGCCCTAGCCGGATAGCCTACAGGCGATTTAATGAGTAAAATATCTTCTTTGTTGAGCGTGGGCAAAAGATCGGCATACACTTTAGCGTCGCATTCTTTCGTTCCTAAAAAACGAGTTGCCATTTGCACCCCACTCGCTCCAAGACTTAACATGGTGTCTATATCTTTTCTATCCCAAATCCCCCCAGCAGCGATGATAGGGATATTCCCCCATTCTTTAGAAGCTTCCACGACTTTAGGCACTAAGTTTTCTAATCGGAATTCTTCTTTGAAACAATCTTCGTATTTGAAGCCCTGATGCCCCCCACTCAAAGGCCCTTCCACAATAAACGCGTCCGGGATTCTTTTATACCGATCGCTCCACCTTTTACAAAGGATTTTTAAAGCCTTCGCTGAAGAAATAATAGGGATGAGCGCCACATCGCTAAAATCCTTAGCGAATTCAGGCATGTTGGTGGGCAAGCCAGCCCCTGTAATGATAATATTCGCTCCCGCTTCACAAGCGTCCCTTAAAACACGACCATAGTCATTGATAGCGTATAAAATATTCGCTCCTAAAGGCTTGTTCCCGCAAATCTTCCTAGCGTTTGCAAAAATCTCATTCAACGCTTTTTTGGAGTAAAAATTCAAGGCTTCAAAGGGTTTTTTAGCCACAATCCTTTCTACAAAACGCATGTTTTTATAATAACCAGTCCCTACGGCTGAAATCACTCCTAAAGCCCCTTCTTTGGCAACATTTCCAGCTAGTTCATCCCAGCTAATCCCCACACCCATTCCCCCTTGAAAGATAGGGAATTTTATGGTGTGCTTACCGATTTTTAGCGGTTTGAGTGTTGATACCATAGCTCTTTCCTTAATATTAGTTAATATTTAATTTCATAAATCTTTTCTTACCAAGCTGTATAACATAATTTCCTTTAACAAAACGATAACTCTCATCTTTTACCACTTCTTGATTAATCTTTACCCCTCCCCCTTGAATATCGCGCCTGGCTTGTGAAGTGGATGGGCAAAAGCCAATCTGTTTTAAAACATCTAAAACCCCAACCCCCTCATCAAAATCGCTCTCTGATAAAATTTCAGGCAAAAGGTTTGCACTAAACACTTTAGAAAATTGCTCTTTAGCCTTGAATGCTTGATCATTGTCATAATAACGAGCCACGATTTCACTAGCGAGATCTTCTTTAACGGCTTTAGGGTGCAGGGTTTGATTTAAAATACCATGTTTTAAGTCTTCAATTTCTTCTAAAGTCTTAGCGCTCAAAAGGGTGTAGTAGCACCACATGAGATCATCGCTCACGCTCATGATCTTCCCAAACATCGCATTAGGCTCTTCAGTGATCCCCACATAATTCCCCAAGCTTTTACTCATTTTTTGCACCCCATCAAGCCCCTCTAATAAAGGCATGGTGATGATTGATTGCTCTTTATTCAAGCCATAAGCTCGTTGCAAAAAACGCCCCACCAGCAAATTAAACTTTTGATCATTGCCCCCAAGCTCAATATCCGCATCCATCGCTACTGAATCATAGCCTTGCAACAAAGGGTATAAAAATTCCACAATGCTAATGGGGCGGTTTTCTTTATAGCGTTTAGCAAAATCATCCCTTTCTAGCATTCTAGCGACTGAAAACTTCGCGCACAATTCTATCATGCCCTTTGCGCCTAAAGTATCCAACCAAGTGGAATTAAAGCACACTTCGGTGTGTTTTTGATCTAAAATTTTATAGATTTGCTCTTCATAAGTTTTAGCGTTTTCTAAGACTTGCTCCCGGTTTAAGGGTTTCCTCGTTTCATTTTTACCCGTGGGATCGCCTATCATAGCGGTAAAATCCCCAATCAAAAACTTAACCCTAGCCCCATATTGCTGCAATAAAGCTAATTTTTGAATCAATACCGTATGCCCTAAATGCAAATCTGGAGCGGTAGGATCAAACCCGGCTTTAACGATAAAGCGTTCATTGGTTTCATAATATTTTCTCACCAATTTTTCAATATATTCCAATCCAATGATTTCATTAGCGCCTCTAGCGATCTCTTTTAAGGCGATACTGATTTTTTGTTCCATGTTCATTCCTTAATTAGGGCTTATTATAATTCATAAGCATCATCCAGACTGGATAATTCTACAATCCTATCTTGATATTTGCGATTGATTAAGGCTCTGATCCAATCCGCCTTATCCGTAGCTATTTCAAAACTCACTTCACAATGGCTAGAATACTTGTCTTTATAGCCTAAGTAAGACACGCCCACAATATTGCATTCATTCCTGTTTAAAAAAGTCAATAAACTCGCTAAAACCGACTTTTTTTCGCCTAAATAAAACATCATTTTATAAATCGTTCGATCCCGCTTGTGCCATTCTATATAAACCATCGGCACTTTAGCATCCACTTCTGCCATCGCTTTTTTGCAAAATTTATGGTGTGCAATCGCTTTTGGATCTTTTAAATCCGTTACAATCGCAATGATTTCATCGCCATATTTAGGATAACAACAATCATTCAACAACACCTGTTTGATTTCTAAAGCGTTGCTTGAACAAACGCTAAAATGTTCTAATTCCTTACACTGCCACTGCCGGTTTGGGGTTAAAAAATTCAAAACGTTGGTTTTAAAACCCAAATACCTTAAACCTCGAGTCCATAAACTCATCTCTTGGTATTCTAAAATCGCATCTTCTTTTAAAGAAAACACCTTATTTTCAATTTCTTCAGTGAGTTTGGCTAAATTTTCAAAGCTTTTCATCGCTTCTGTTAAGGTGGTTTCCACCCCACAATCTGTTAATTTTTCTTCAAAGTTTTTATAATCTTTCAAATCCACATCTTCAAAAACAGAGCGCCCAAAAAAAGTCGCTAATATATTGATCATGCTCTTAGTGTCAATTTCTTTCAAGCGGTTTCTTCTTTGGATGCGCAAATGGTTTTTAGCCTTAGAAGTTTTAAGCTGATCCATCCAAATGAAACGAGGTATTACTTTATCGCCTTTAACGATTTTAACCACATCCCCAC
This genomic window from Helicobacter pylori contains:
- the mobA gene encoding molybdenum cofactor guanylyltransferase MobA, whose amino-acid sequence is MKNPIIDNIPCVLLAGGKSSRFIINNIPINKALMPLKSYSSLLEYQYTRLLKLFKQVIISAKKSYELNAPYLLERESGLFSPLFGIHNAFLTLQTPYIFFIAIDAPLVSFESIKTLCGIQNFSVVYAKSPTKEHYLISLWHKSVLNALNYALKTQNYRLSDLMKNASSIAIHFDKEEEFLNLNTLKDYELAVQILKERANG
- the flhB gene encoding flagellar biosynthesis protein FlhB — its product is MAEEEKTELPSAKKIQKAREEGNVPKSMEVVGVLGLLAGLVSIFIFFIWWVDGFSEMYRHVLKDFSLDFSKESVQELFNQLAKNTFLLLLPILIILMVVAFLSNVLQFGWLFAPKVIEPKFSKINPINGVKNLFSLKKLLDGSLITLKVFLAFFLGFFIFSLFLGELNHAALLNLQGQLLWFKSKALLLISSLLFLFFVLAFVDLVIKRRQYTNSLKMTKQEVKDEYKQQEGNPEIKAKIRQMMVKNATNKMMQEIPKANVVVTNPTHYAIALKFDEEHPVPVVVAKGTDYLAIRIKGIAREHDIEIIENKTLARELYRDVKLNAAIPEELFEAVAIVFAQVAKLEQERQKQKIIKPL
- a CDS encoding N-acetylmuramoyl-L-alanine amidase family protein — translated: MLVRLGVVACLFWLHFAYATTLKITNIVPFGSSSVKISFNQEIKKFKEVSLKNFKSYLELEAILTIPKKHYQFSKQSSITIAQFSPKLARVVISHAPKMTYEVKILKDKLYVSIVEKKPLTRHQMAPKPPKHRTLKHPTPKPAPKSIKKEAKEIKEKTPTKHARSKHAHSPLNERNAKKEIPKKEAENESKNQVFIAEKNDTFIKTKRKKHKKIVLDAGHGGKDCGAMSANSVCEKDIVLEVVKFLHKELKKRGYSVLLTRDKDIYIDLVARTELANKKSADLFISVHANSIPKRSTSNAHGIETYFLSTARSERARKVAEQENKDDVNLMDYFSKSLLLNSLNTQRLIVSNKLAIDVQYGMLQSIRKNYPDVVDGGVREGPFWVLAGALMPSILIEIGYNSHAIESKRIQSKPYQKILAKGIADGIDSFFSKND
- the fabX gene encoding decanoate oxidase/trans-2-decenoyl-[acyl-carrier protein] isomerase FabX; translated protein: MVSTLKPLKIGKHTIKFPIFQGGMGVGISWDELAGNVAKEGALGVISAVGTGYYKNMRFVERIVAKKPFEALNFYSKKALNEIFANARKICGNKPLGANILYAINDYGRVLRDACEAGANIIITGAGLPTNMPEFAKDFSDVALIPIISSAKALKILCKRWSDRYKRIPDAFIVEGPLSGGHQGFKYEDCFKEEFRLENLVPKVVEASKEWGNIPIIAAGGIWDRKDIDTMLSLGASGVQMATRFLGTKECDAKVYADLLPTLNKEDILLIKSPVGYPARAINTGVIKRIEEGNAPKIACVSNCVAPCNRGEEAKKVGYCIADGLGRSYLGNREEGLYFTGANGYRVDKIISVHELIKELTEG
- the tyrS gene encoding tyrosine--tRNA ligase yields the protein MEQKISIALKEIARGANEIIGLEYIEKLVRKYYETNERFIVKAGFDPTAPDLHLGHTVLIQKLALLQQYGARVKFLIGDFTAMIGDPTGKNETRKPLNREQVLENAKTYEEQIYKILDQKHTEVCFNSTWLDTLGAKGMIELCAKFSVARMLERDDFAKRYKENRPISIVEFLYPLLQGYDSVAMDADIELGGNDQKFNLLVGRFLQRAYGLNKEQSIITMPLLEGLDGVQKMSKSLGNYVGITEEPNAMFGKIMSVSDDLMWCYYTLLSAKTLEEIEDLKHGILNQTLHPKAVKEDLASEIVARYYDNDQAFKAKEQFSKVFSANLLPEILSESDFDEGVGVLDVLKQIGFCPSTSQARRDIQGGGVKINQEVVKDESYRFVKGNYVIQLGKKRFMKLNIN